The Desulfuromonadales bacterium genome segment CGGACCGGGTTGTTTTGCCGGTTTATACAGACTGTCTATACTTGATGTAGTTCGCCAGCGGAATCTTCCCCTTGCAGACGTGCCGGAAAGGAGCGAAATATGGGAAACACCATCAAACTGCACCGCGTTCTGCGCGCCACACCCGAGAAGGTTTATCGGGCTGTCCTCGATCCTGATGCATTGGTGAAGTGGAATCCGCCGAACGGCTTCACCGCCAAGGTGCATCACCTGGACGCCAAAGTCGGCGGCACATTCAAAATGTCGTTCACAAACTTTTCAACGGGCAAGAGCCACACCTTCGGCGGGAAGTATCTGGAACTCACTCCCCATGAA includes the following:
- a CDS encoding SRPBCC family protein encodes the protein MGNTIKLHRVLRATPEKVYRAVLDPDALVKWNPPNGFTAKVHHLDAKVGGTFKMSFTNFSTGKSHTFGGKYLELTPHERIRVTDVFDDPNLPGEMQTTYALKQVSCGTELTIVQEGLPDAIAPEACYLGWQESLILLAKIVEAEIPD